The window ATCAGGAATTGTTGAAACATTCGTTAACTCCTCAAGTGTAAAATCCTGTGTCAAAGTACCGTTATCAATTAATTGCTCTTTATAAGCGTTTAAATAAGGTTCGTCATAAGGGTTACCATTTATGTACAGCACATCATCTTTGTAAGCGATATGGTCACCAGGTAAGCCGATAATTCGTTTAATATAATCTTTCTCTTCCGTAGCTTTAAAAACAATGACATCAAAACGTTCTAAACCAGAGATTTGTTTGCCAATAATATTTACCACGACTCTATCCCCATCTTCATATGTAGGCATCATTGAAGCCCCACTTACAAGAGTTGGTGTGAAAATGAATGTCCGAATAGCTATGACAAAAACAACCGCGATAACAATAGCTTTTAACCATTCCATTAATTCACTTTTTTCTTTTTGCAAGGTTAATCCCTCCGTATCAGTCTGATTTTTTCAACAAGTAACAAAATTATGTTACTTGCAATACAATTTTAAAGCATTTGTATACATTATATTTTCAACAGCCTTTTCATCAAATAGATGCTGAATTAATTCAATATCCGTATCTTCAAAAGGTCTTTTCGCTCTTGTTGATGGCAAATCTGTGCCAAACATTAGTGCATTAGGATTTGTTTTATAGATGGATTTTAGTGCGTTTTCCACATTTAGTTCCACGCGCCCAAAACCTGTTGCTTTAATGTGTACTCCTTTATCAACTAAATTTAACAAGTGTGGTAATCCTTCTTCAGACATACCTAAATGGTCAATTGAAATAGCAGGTAATTTTTCAATGATTGAGGAAATTTCAGGTAATTCTTTTGCATCAATATAAAGTTCACTATGCCACCCAACCAAATCATAAACTCTTCTTGCAAAGTAATCGAGCTTTGATAAATTTTCTGAGCCGCCACGTTTAATATTGAATCGTAATGCTCTCACCCCATGTGTATGTAAGTTTAAAATTGCATCATCCGTCACTGTAAAGGGTAATTGAGTAACTCCATAAAATGTTGGACCCAGTTGTTTAAGTGCCTTCAATAAGTATTCCTGGTCAAATCCTTGAAAAGACCCGGATACAATCGCTCCACCTAATATATTCAAGTGAGCCGTTTCCTGTTGATATTTTGAGACAATGTAGCTTGGTGGTGTATATCCTTGATTCTCGATTATTGGAAAAGCAAAATCAATAATATGAAAGTGCGCATCAAATATCTTCATCATTTTTCATCCTTCCTTTCCTTAAATATATCAGATGAATGAAGCTTTATCGAAATAGAAGTTTTAAAAATCTGATTTCTCGAAATAAAAACACAAAATAAACATGCGACTGTATGAATGCTGAGTTATGGTCAAAGGCTGTTAATTGTATGCATCTGTGGCGGGATAATTTTATCGTATTCAATTGTAGATGCTAAAGAAAGCGATATACATAACTTGTTAAAAACAGAAGATTTTTTTGGTATATAATGACAATTGAGGGGGATGCAATTATACTTAATTCAATAAAGAATAAGGAGAGATGAATATGAAAAGCAAAACAGTTACTTTAAACATCAAATCGGAGGGTATGTTGGATTAATTAAACTTGCTTCAGCAGAAGTCTTCCACTTCTACAAGTGATGATGAATGAAAAATATGCAACTTAAAACAGTGAGGACTCAAACCCCGGCTGAAGCAAATTAATGCCCTGGCGGATGTCCAGATTTTTAAGGGGAGCTTTTCGAGCATGCTTGAAAAAATCTGGACGCAATTACGCCGAGGCGTAATTAATTTTTGTAAACCTATTTTCCGGTTTGGGCTTTCCAAGTGGAACTGCTAAAAATCGGAGGACAAAACATTGAATATCAAAAATATTTACTACTTTATAACTAGTTCACGAGCATTCATCATACAG is drawn from Solibacillus sp. R5-41 and contains these coding sequences:
- the lepB gene encoding signal peptidase I, with amino-acid sequence MQKEKSELMEWLKAIVIAVVFVIAIRTFIFTPTLVSGASMMPTYEDGDRVVVNIIGKQISGLERFDVIVFKATEEKDYIKRIIGLPGDHIAYKDDVLYINGNPYDEPYLNAYKEQLIDNGTLTQDFTLEELTNVSTIPDGYLFVLGDNRRFSNDSRNPAVGLISMDTVIGKANIRFYPFDHFGIVK
- a CDS encoding amidohydrolase family protein; amino-acid sequence: MKIFDAHFHIIDFAFPIIENQGYTPPSYIVSKYQQETAHLNILGGAIVSGSFQGFDQEYLLKALKQLGPTFYGVTQLPFTVTDDAILNLHTHGVRALRFNIKRGGSENLSKLDYFARRVYDLVGWHSELYIDAKELPEISSIIEKLPAISIDHLGMSEEGLPHLLNLVDKGVHIKATGFGRVELNVENALKSIYKTNPNALMFGTDLPSTRAKRPFEDTDIELIQHLFDEKAVENIMYTNALKLYCK